One window from the genome of Eucalyptus grandis isolate ANBG69807.140 chromosome 7, ASM1654582v1, whole genome shotgun sequence encodes:
- the LOC104453233 gene encoding pentatricopeptide repeat-containing protein At2g15820, chloroplastic-like, with translation MRQLGSPPPAVEVRELEEVPEQWRRAKLAWLCKELPAQKGGTLVRILNAQRKWMRQEDATYVTVHCMRIRENETAFKVYKWMMQQHWYKFDFALATKLADYLGKNRKFAKCREIFDDIINQGRVPSESTFHVLIVAYLSAPIQGCLEEACSIYNRMIQLGGYQPQLSLHNSLFRALVSGSGALSKHHLKQAEFIFHNLVTSRLEIHKDIYGGLIWLHSYQDTIDGERIAELRKEMQESGIEESREVLLSVLRACSKEGNLDDAERVWLKLQHLGDKLPSLAYVYKMEVYAKVAEHTKSLKLFREMQEHLGSATVAAYHKIIDVICKAQDVELAESLMKEFKNSGLKPLSPSFIDMMNMYFNLGLHDKLASAFSQCVEKCQPNRVIYGIYLDSLVRIGDISKAEEIFSEMHSSGAIGISGRNCNSILGGYLSTGDYVKAEKVYHLMCQKRYEIEPASMEKLDPILSLRGKAVKKPVSLKLTKEQREILVGMLLGGLQIDSDEQRKNHMIKFKFNENSGMHSDLKRHIYEHYHEWLHPSCKLDDNSNEIPNSFSTIRHSYFGFYADQFWPRGKPVIPKLIHRWLSPCALAYWYMYGGYRMSSGDILLKLRGSQEGVERVVKALKAKSLDCRVKRKGQVYWIGLLGSNSTWFWKLIEPYVLDLNFAQEDDGEILSFNSGSDSDKNSDNSEEDR, from the exons ATGAGGCAACTGGGGTCGCCGCCCCCCGCGGTGGAGGTTAGGGAGCTGGAGGAGGTACCGGAGCAGTGGCGGCGGGCGAAGCTGGCGTGGCTGTGCAAGGAGTTGCCGGCGCAGAAGGGCGGGACTCTGGTGAGGATTCTGAACGCGCAGAGGAAGTGGATGAGGCAGGAGGATGCCACCTATGTGACTGTTCACTGTATGAGGATCCGGGAGAACGAGACCGCCTTCAAG GTGTACAAGTGGATGATGCAGCAACATTGGTATAAATTTGATTTCGCGCTTGCGACGAAGCTTGCTGATTACTTGGGTAAGAACCGGAAATTCGCCAAGTGTAGGGAGATATTCGATGACATAATAAACCAGGGACGGGTTCCAAGTGAATCTACTTTCCACGTTCTCATAGTTGCATATCTGAGTGCACCCATCCAAGGTTGCCTCGAGGAAGCATGTAGCATTTACAATCGCATGATCCAGTTAGGAGGGTATCAGCCTCAACTTAGTTTGCACAACTCTCTATTCAGAGCTCTGGTGAGCGGCTCGGGAGCCTTGTCGAAGCATCATCTCAAGCAAGCAGAGTTTATATTCCATAATTTGGTGACATCTAGGCTCGAAATACACAAGGATATTTACGGGGGTCTCATATGGCTGCATAGCTATCAGGACACTATAGATGGAGAGCGGATCGCTGAACTTAGAAAGGAGATGCAAGAATCTGGAATTGAAGAGTCTCGAGAGGTGCTTTTGTCTGTACTGAGGGCTTGCTCTAAGGAGGGGAATTTGGATGACGCTGAAAGGGTTTGGCTCAAACTTCAGCATTTGGGTGATAAGCTTCCTTCTCTGGCTTATGTTTACAAAATGGAAGTCTATGCGAAGGTTGCAGAGCACACGAAGTCATTGAAATTATTCAGGGAGATGCAGGAGCATTTGGGTTCGGCTACCGTGGCAGCGTACCATAAAATTATAGATGTGATTTGTAAAGCTCAAGATGTGGAATTGGCAGAATCTCTCATGAAAGAGTTCAAGAATAGTGGTCTAAAGCCCCTCAGTCCTTCTTTTATTGACATGATGAATATGTATTTCAACTTAGGCCTGCACGATAAACTAGCGTCAGCTTTCTCCCAGTGTGTAGAGAAGTGTCAGCCAAATCGTGTAATATATGGCATTTACTTGGATTCTTTGGTGAGGATTGGTGACATTAGCAAAGCCGAGGAGATTTTTAGTGAAATGCATAGTAGCGGAGCTATTGGCATCAGTGGACGTAATTGCAACTCCATTTTAGGTGGTTATTTGTCCACTGGGGACTATGTGAAGGCAGAAAAAGTATACCATCTAATGTGTCAGAAAAGGTATGAAATTGAACCGGCCTCAATGGAAAAGCTTGACCCTATCCTTAGTTTGAGAGGAAAAGCGGTTAAGAAGCCAGTGAGCCTCAAGCTGACCAAAGAGCAAAGGGAAATTTTAGTGGGTATGCTCTTAGGTGGTTTACAAATAGATTCTGATGAACAGAGAAAAAACCACATgatcaagttcaagttcaatgAGAATTCTGGGATGCATTCTGATCTGAAGAGACATATCTACGAGCATTACCATGAGTGGCTACATCCTTCTTGCAAGTTAGATGATAATTCCAATGAAATACCAAATAGCTTCTCCACGATTCGTCATTCATATTTCGGTTTCTATGCAGATCAGTTTTGGCCCAGAGGGAAACCGGTGATTCCAAAGTTAATACATCGGTGGTTGTCACCATGTGCCCTTGCGTACTGGTACATGTATGGGGGCTACAGGATGTCATCAGGAGATATATTGCTTAAACTTAGAGGAAGTCAAGAAGGAGTTGAGAGAGTTGTTAAGGCGTTAAAAGCAAAGTCCTTGGATTGCAGGGTAAAGAGGAAAGGACAGGTGTATTGGATAGGTCTACTAGGAAGCAATTCTACGTGGTTTTGGAAATTGATCGAACCTTATGTACTGGACTTGAATTTTGCTCAAGAGGATGATGGAGAAATCCTCAGCTTCAACAGTGGTTCTGACTCTGATAAGAATTCTGATAACAGTGAAGAGGATAGGTAG